A stretch of DNA from bacterium:
ATACCGAGTTGCAGTTCCCGAACTTTACTATCCTGAAAGCATCCGCTGGCTCGGGTAAAACCCATGCGTTATCGCTTCGGTTCGTCCAGTTCCTCTTATCCGAACAAATCCCGTATAACCAATTGCAAAATATTCTGGCGATAACCTTCTCGAATAACGCTGCAAAAGAAATGAAAGACCGGATTCTCGATTGGTTGAAAAAAATCTATTTTGCTGACCCGGATAAAACTGACGAGATTTTAGCGGTTACTTCCCTTGACAAAAATAGCTTGAGTCAAAAAGCGGAACAAGCGATAACCAATATCCTATCGAATTATACGGATTTACAAGTCCGAACGATTGATAGCTTTATGACCTCGATTTTTAAATCGTCTGCGCTCGACCTCGGGTTTCCGCCGGAATTCGATATTGTGATGGATAATAGCGAGTTGATTGAGTATGCGTTCTATCGTTACCTGCGTAATGTTAAACCGGGTACGGAACCAGCGGTTCTAATTGAATCAATCATCCAACGGATACAGGAACAAATCGGTAGTGAAAAAGGTTATGTTTGGGATCCGGCATCGAAAATATTGGAGGAAATTAAGCAACTCTATACGAAACTTTCCGCACTTACGAAACCACCAACGGTTTACGATTACCAGCGAGAAATTGAAGAAACGAAACAAACGATTGCTGACCGAGCAGAGAAATTGTATCAGGCATTGCGTAACTCTAGTTTAGTTATCAGCGGGAAAAACACGTTTACCAAAATCTACGAGGCAATTCAACGGAACGCATACGCTGACCTGCTCGACTGTGGAATTAAGTCGAACCCGGTGAATCAACCAAAGGGTAACAATGCGAAGCAAAATGAAATGTATCAGCGGATTCTATCGTTATGGACAGAGTTAACCGATGCGATTCGGCTATATCGCGAATATCATGCGAAATCATTCTATTATCCCTATCTTAAAATGTATACGGAACTCATGGAAACCTTGAACCAGGTTAAACGACAGGAAGGAACGGTTTTCATTGAAGATATCAGTAAACGGTTGGTGGAATATATCAATGCAGAAATTATCCCGGATGTGTATTTCCGACTCGGAGATAGAATTTATCACTATCTGATTGATGAATTTCAGGATACTTCCCCGATCCAATGGGAGAACTTAAAACCGCTCATTGAGAATTCGCTCGCTACCCAAGGGAGTTTGTTTATCGTCGGCGATACCAAACAAGCGATTTATGGATTTCGAAATGCGGATTTTCAAATCATGCAACGAATGGTTACCGGAGAAGTTCAACCGTTCGGGTCGGTTCACCAACAGGTAGATGAACTGCCGATAAATTATCGGAGTTATGAGAAAATCGTTGAACTTACCCGAACAGTTTTCCAGGGTATTCTACCGACACTAAAAGATTCGCTCGCTGAATATCGTTCCGCAGGGGAACGCTCCGGATTAACGAGCTATCAACAATCGGTTAAAGATGAACATAAAAATAAAGGGTATGTTGAAATCAAACTATTCGCTAAGAATGCGGATGTTCCGGAAGAAAAAACATATATTCAATCGCTCGTGCAAGAATTAGCATCACGCGGGTATCGTTGGTCAGATATCGCCATATTAACCTATAAAAATGATAAGGTTACAGAAATTTCATCGTGGTTGAACGAAATCAGCGTCCCTTTTATTTCATATAGCGCGCTGGATATCCGGAAACAGCAGGTTGTTGGTGAACTGATTGCATTATTAAAATTTCTCGATTCACCGCCGGACGATTTATCGTTTGCAACGTTTATTTTAGGTGATATTTTCCAGCGAGCGTTGGCTCAGGATACTTCGCATTCGATCTCTATCGAGAGGATTCATCAATTCTTGTTTCAAACTAATACGCAAAAACTCCGCCCGATATATACCGCATTTCGGACGGATTTCCCCGAACTCTGGCAGAAATATTTCGACCCGTTATTTAGATCGGTCGGATATCTGCCGCTGTATGATTTAATGACGGAAATATATCGGATATATTCAATACTACCACGGTATGCATCGAGCCATGAAGCGACGTTTATCAAACTGCTTGAAGTGATTAAAGATTTCGAAGGGAAAGGATTGAATTCGCTCGGCAGTTTTTTAACGTATTCCGCTGATGAAGAATCGGAAGATACCAGCTGGAATATTGCGGTACCGAAATCGGTTGATGCGGTATCGGTCATGAGTATCCATAAGGCAAAAGGACTCGAATTTCCGGTAGTGATTTCTGTCGTCTATGATGCTGATGCGATACGATTCGATTATGTAATGGATGATTCTGGCGAAAATATCACGGTGTTAAAAATTACCAAATCACTGGCTGAAGCAACTGATTATTTACAGCAACGTTATGACCAAGAACGGTTGAAAGAATGTGTGAATCGGTTGAATACGCTTTATGTCGCTATGACTCGCGCGATTGGAGAACTGTATATTATTGGGGTTAGCAATGACGAAAAATATTTTGCTGGTGAACAGACGGTTCCAGCTAAATTTCCGATGCCATTACTTCCGATATCCGATTATCCGCCGCAAAGTAATAAACCGCTGAAAACTATTGGAAAAGAAAGAGAAACACCGAAACGATTCACCCTGCGCCATACTTCTGCAGGGAAAACATTCCTATCAAAGCAGCAAGATAAGTTAACTGATGCGGTGCAAGAACGCGGTGAATTAATCCATCGGATTCTATCGGAAATAGAGTTTCTAGATCAAGATAGTAACCTCGACCAGCAACTCAACGGAATTATCGATAAAGATACGACGTTATCGGATAAATCACTTGATTCGCAAGGATTGATTCAGAGTTTGATTCCGTTCTTATCGAATCCGGATGTTAAAGAATATTTTACGTCAAAACCTGGTCGGCGCGTTCTCCGTGAACAGGAATTGGTAGCGCCGGATGGACGATTATTCCGTCTGGATAGAATTGTTCTTGATGATGACCGCATTACCGCTGTCTCTTATAAAACGGGAACGGAATCTGACCGTGAAGAATTATACCACGCACAGGTTAAGCAATATCTAGAATTAGTATCAGCTATATATCCGCATAAACCTGTTGAAGGGTATATCGGATATATTGATTTGAACCGATTAGTTAAAATTTAAACTATACTGAAGAACAGAATTTTGTTTCACCGCAAAGTTCGCTAAAACCGCAGAGAAATATTAGACTGGTTCTTTGTCAAACGTTCAGCTCGGCGGTAGAAAAATGAAATATAACCTCCAAAATACAACGGCACTAAGGTAGCAGCGGATGGAATCCGGTACCGTATTCTATGCAATATCAAATTATCTCAGCTAAAGAAAATTTCATTGAATGCATTGCGCATAATCTCATTGCTGATGGCAAAGATTATTCATCGAATCTGGTCGTGTTTCCGGGAAAACGACCTGCGCATTTCCTCCGGAAAGAACTTGCTCGGATAAACCAAACGAGTATTATCCCGCCGGTTATCTTTTCAATAGATGAATTTATTGATTTTATATATATCGAAAAGTTAGGAAAATACGATCGGCACCTCGATGTCCTCGATGCAACTGCGCTCTTATTCAACTTACATACGCAACCGACGGAAACCTACCAACCGCTTGGCGGTCAGTATTTTCTGACTGCGGATAATTTTTTCCCGCTCGGTATCAAGCTGTTTAATGATTTAGAAGAACTGTATATCGAATCGGTTCCAGTTGATAGAATTCGGCAAATCGAACCAGCACTCGCTATTCCAGAACAAACCGCAGCGCGATTACAATCTTTATCCTATTTTTATACGCAGTTCTATCAATCGCTCGCGGAAAAAGGATATTCAACTCGGGCGTATCGGTATCGAACTGTTGCGGAGAATATTTCGAAAGACTATCTTAACGAATTCAACCGGATCATATTTGCTGGGTTCTATGCATTTACCGAATCGGAAAAACAAATCGTCCGAAAACTTAAAGGTGCTCAAACGGTTTTCTATTATTTCCAGCAGGGGGTTGGATTAGATACAAAACTTGAGGAATTGGGCTTTAAACAACCGCAGTTTCCGGAGCAACCGCC
This window harbors:
- a CDS encoding UvrD-helicase domain-containing protein, with protein sequence MSGEPILTKDTELQFPNFTILKASAGSGKTHALSLRFVQFLLSEQIPYNQLQNILAITFSNNAAKEMKDRILDWLKKIYFADPDKTDEILAVTSLDKNSLSQKAEQAITNILSNYTDLQVRTIDSFMTSIFKSSALDLGFPPEFDIVMDNSELIEYAFYRYLRNVKPGTEPAVLIESIIQRIQEQIGSEKGYVWDPASKILEEIKQLYTKLSALTKPPTVYDYQREIEETKQTIADRAEKLYQALRNSSLVISGKNTFTKIYEAIQRNAYADLLDCGIKSNPVNQPKGNNAKQNEMYQRILSLWTELTDAIRLYREYHAKSFYYPYLKMYTELMETLNQVKRQEGTVFIEDISKRLVEYINAEIIPDVYFRLGDRIYHYLIDEFQDTSPIQWENLKPLIENSLATQGSLFIVGDTKQAIYGFRNADFQIMQRMVTGEVQPFGSVHQQVDELPINYRSYEKIVELTRTVFQGILPTLKDSLAEYRSAGERSGLTSYQQSVKDEHKNKGYVEIKLFAKNADVPEEKTYIQSLVQELASRGYRWSDIAILTYKNDKVTEISSWLNEISVPFISYSALDIRKQQVVGELIALLKFLDSPPDDLSFATFILGDIFQRALAQDTSHSISIERIHQFLFQTNTQKLRPIYTAFRTDFPELWQKYFDPLFRSVGYLPLYDLMTEIYRIYSILPRYASSHEATFIKLLEVIKDFEGKGLNSLGSFLTYSADEESEDTSWNIAVPKSVDAVSVMSIHKAKGLEFPVVISVVYDADAIRFDYVMDDSGENITVLKITKSLAEATDYLQQRYDQERLKECVNRLNTLYVAMTRAIGELYIIGVSNDEKYFAGEQTVPAKFPMPLLPISDYPPQSNKPLKTIGKERETPKRFTLRHTSAGKTFLSKQQDKLTDAVQERGELIHRILSEIEFLDQDSNLDQQLNGIIDKDTTLSDKSLDSQGLIQSLIPFLSNPDVKEYFTSKPGRRVLREQELVAPDGRLFRLDRIVLDDDRITAVSYKTGTESDREELYHAQVKQYLELVSAIYPHKPVEGYIGYIDLNRLVKI